In Leishmania infantum JPCM5 genome chromosome 33, a genomic segment contains:
- a CDS encoding putative trans-splicing factor has protein sequence MDEGFDAHVATVTLEEIPAYEEHEVTLLSDDDALRYDSVTEVTKLLRSSYLSGMLRRLSDYEQTTGRGKNCIPSDDPEYQYVSDCSSLVLRIEVEKSRVHVFLRAQYSIRFPELAMFFSDSVLYAKVVKIIQNSVDLSSVVGQLDELIPSQLLVVVVACASTTSGRDLSPEELSRVLEACEELENLEMAKQTFLEYIQCSMPLICPNLCAFLGTGITSQLFAISGSVAKLSIMDPADLARLGSRRSNDSGIAIKTTGFLSNCDLVANLPPQLRPKALRLVSRVTLTLARIDANRRAPTNYEGVRERRLACNRMRAWLDPPVLRGAGHNMYERRGRKRRRTS, from the coding sequence ATGGACGAAGGCTTTGATGCACATGTGGCGACCGTCACCCTTGAAGAGATCCCGGCGTACGAGGAGCACGAGGTGACACTGCTGAGCGACGATGATGCGCTTCGGTACGATAGCGTTACGGAGGTCACAAAACTACTCCGCTCGTCCTACTTGAGTGGAATGCTACGTCGTTTGAGTGACTACGAGCAGACAACGGGTCGCGGCAAGAACTGCATTCCATCTGACGATCCCGAGTACCAGTACGTGTCCGACTGCAGCTCGTTGGTGCTGCGCATCGAGGTGGAGAAGAGTCGTGTGCACGTCTTTCTGCGTGCGCAGTACAGCATACGCTTCCCGGAGCTGGCCATGTTCTTCTCTGACAGCGTTCTCTACGCCAAAGTGGTCAAGATAATCCAAAACAGCGTCGACCTCAGCTCTGTCGTTGGGCAATTGGACGAGCTCATTCCGTCccagctgctggtggtggtggtggcatgTGCCTCCACGACGTCTGGCCGCGATCTGTCTCCTGAGGAGTTGAGCCGTGTGCTGGAAGCGTGCGAGGAGCTTGAGAACCTCGAAATGGCTAAGCAAACGTTCCTCGAATACATCCAGTGCTCGATGCCGCTCATCTGCCCCAATCTGTGCGCCTTCCTCGGCACCGGCATCACGTCGCAGCTCTTCGCCATCTCGGGTAGCGTAGCAAAGCTGTCGATCATGGACCCCGCCGATTTGGCGAGGCTCGGCAGTCGACGCTCCAACGACAGCGGAATCGCAATAAAAACAACTGGGTTCCTTAGTAACTGCGACCTGGTAGCAAATCTGCCACCCCAGCTTCGGCCTAAAGCACTACGCTTGGTTTCACGCGTTACACTGACGCTTGCGCGCATTGACGCGAACCGGCGCGCCCCAACCAACTACGAAGGTGTCCGTGAGCGTCGTCTGGCGTGTAACCGTATGCGTGCTTGGCTGGACCCGCCAGTGCTGCGTGGCGCAGGGCACAACATGTACGAGCGCCGCGGTCGAAAGCGTCGGCGCACGAGCTaa